From the Scylla paramamosain isolate STU-SP2022 chromosome 13, ASM3559412v1, whole genome shotgun sequence genome, the window GTGGGAGGGTGTGGGGGGGAGAGCGTAGGTGGGAGGGAGTGTAAGAAGGGCGTGGATTGGTGGGCGTGGAAAGAATGTGTACAAGGGTGtgggttagtgtgtgtggagggaaggtgtgtggaTGGGCGTCAAGAGAGGGTGTGATAGGGTGTGGACGAGTGTGGATGGACATGGAGGGGCGTGGAAGTGAGGATGTGGAAGAGAAGGTGTGGAGAGGCGTGGGATGGATGGTGTGGAAGGGAGGGCGTGGAGTGGCGTGGGATGAAGGGTGTGGATGGGAGCAGAGGGTCGTGGGAGGGAGGGCGTGAAGGAGCATGATGTCTTATCTTTCTTGGttaatgttatgtatttttttgttaagttcATGTCCATAAATTTTCGTctattctgttatttttctcctttttttttctcctttttaatgTAGTGCGTAAGTTCTGTTCTgctatttttgcatgtttttttttcttcccccttgtCAATTTTTCACGTCTATTTTcattgtacgtgtgtgtgtgtgtgtgtgtgtttgtatgtgtgtgtctacgTGTTTTGATTGATTGGTTGGGTGTGCTGttgtaggtgttgttgttgttgttgttgttgttgttgttgttgttgttgttgttgttgttgttgttgtttcctcgtttgttcttttccttaaatACGTGTACTATAGTTTGTTAAATTACAGAAAAATCCTATTATGTGCCAGACACGCTCACCTCCTCAAAGCAAACACGCAGATTGTTACCAGTAAGCGTAATTAAGAAACTTTGTAacagcctgcctctctctctctctctctctctctctctctctctctctctctctctctctctctctctctctctctctctctctctctctctctctctctctctctctcagtggagtTGTATTCAGTGGAAAGAAGCTATATATAGGtttaaaagcacacacacacacacacacacacacacacacacacacacacacacacacacacacacacacacacacacacacacacacacacacacacacacacacacacacacacacacacacacacacacacacacacacacacacacacacacacgcgggtaCACTCTACGGTGAATAAACTTATATTTTCAGACcactctattcctcctcctcctcctcctcctcctcctccgcctcctcctccccctcttcctcctcctcctcctcctcctcctcctcctcctcctcctcctcctcctcctcctcccaccaccaccgctactactactactactactactactactactactactactactactactactactactactactactactactactgctgctgctgctggtgctggtgctgccaccaccaccactgtcactaccCTAACAATTACTAACTTTTTTTCCAATTAACAACTTTCTTTTTGCCAGCCCTAACACTAAACAagagtaacaacagcaacactaacagcaacaacgacaacaactacCATTAATTGATAACGTTACCTCTCCGTCAAGTtcgtttttctccctctcagtcTTTGTTTTAACAGTAAGacatagtaatgatgataattataatttctctttaatagccttagtttatttatttttactcctaGATACAGTTATCCTCGCCgtatttaccttcccttttcACACCTATAATTAACTTCACCTTGCTTAGTTCACCTGAGTTTCCTTTTACCGAGAATATTTTGTAATTacctgtgtgtttctgtctttattcacctttttctttctttgtacgCTTATGAGcacttcccagagagagagagagagagagagagagagagagagagagagagagagagagaaagagagagagagagagagtaacgggAAGGACGAGGATTATGAGAAGTAgtgaaggtagagagagagagagagagagagagagagagagagagagagagagagagagagagagagagagagagagagagagagagagagaggaagaagggatggggagggaaggtgaaggaaggggaggaaaaggaagggaacacATCTGTCGCtcgtcttcctcccctccattcaTACAACCAGgtgggaatggagggaaggagggaatagggagagaagggagagaataaggaggagttaagaccaggaggagggagagaggaagggagggaacttaggagggagagagggagagaggaaggaggggaaggtgaagaaacgatgagatgaatgagaggaagggaaaaaaagtctgtgggaaggagagagagagagagagagagagagagagagagagagagagagagagagagagagagagagagagagagagagagagagagagagagagagagagagaatgaagcaaTAGTGACGAAATTTTGGGTTACATGGAGCACGTGGTAAagggaatgactactactactactactactactactactactactactactactactactactactactactactactactactactgctgctactactactactactactactactactactactactactactactactacaactacttctactactactactactactactactactactactactactactactactactactactactactactgtcaattTAAGATTTGTACGTGTCCCTGTTATTGCCTGtaagtctcgttttctttgctacGTTTaggcataagagagagagagagagagagagagagagagagagagagagagagagagagagagagagagagagagagagatcttattTTTCACTTCACTTTTTCACTTTAAGCCATCAGTCAGTCTGTCCATGtgccctccgtctctctctctctctctctctctctctctctctctctctctctctctctctctctctctctctctctctctctctctctctctctctctcttggcggaGGCTCAGCGGAAAAACCCACGGAGTCAGCCTCTCACACAGTCATTGGGAGACcggggtagtgtgtgtgtgtgtgtgtgtgtgtgtgtgtgtgtgtgtgtgtgtgtgtgtgtgtgtgtgtgtgtgtgtgtaacaaaactttattccttctcttcccgtttctgtttatttttttcaatcatgtctatttgttttctcaatttttccatCCTCATTTCCATGTCTTccctttttccacataaatgtttccttgtttatctgttctttcactttttttttaccttttttcctgATCTATCTTTacaagttttccttttttgttttcaatcctttatttttcattttttctgttattttttgtagatcttttcctcctttcgtttttttctttcttttctctcctttttcctgaaGGTTACATGGACAATGATGGATATTTGTTAAGGGGGaaacaagctttttttttaatcatatatTTTAGGAGGCAAATTATGCCTTTTTTCTGGAGTGGAGGAcggccttttcttttcttttctttttcttttttttgagagGCGAATTAAATTTATACGTGTTTCGTGatgttatagtttttttttctcatatatatatatatatatatatatatatatatatatat encodes:
- the LOC135106219 gene encoding uncharacterized protein LOC135106219; this translates as MLLHALPPTTLCSHPHPSSHATPRPPFHTIHPTPLHTFSSTSSLPRPSMSIHTRPHPITPSLDAHPHTFPPHTLTHTLVHILSTPTNPRPSYTPSHLRSPPHTLPRIFSTPSQHHSCITNERL